In Homo sapiens chromosome 11, GRCh38.p14 Primary Assembly, one DNA window encodes the following:
- the AASDHPPT gene encoding L-aminoadipate-semialdehyde dehydrogenase-phosphopantetheinyl transferase translates to MVFPAKRFCLVPSMEGVRWAFSCGTWLPSRAEWLLAVRSIQPEEKERIGQFVFARDAKAAMAGRLMIRKLVAEKLNIPWNHIRLQRTAKGKPVLAKDSSNPYPNFNFNISHQGDYAVLAAEPELQVGIDIMKTSFPGRGSIPEFFHIMKRKFTNKEWETIRSFKDEWTQLDMFYRNWALKESFIKAIGVGLGFELQRLEFDLSPLNLDIGQVYKETRLFLDGEEEKEWAFEESKIDEHHFVAVALRKPDGSRHQDVPSQDDSKPTQRQFTILNFNDLMSSAVPMTPEDPSFWDCFCFTEEIPIRNGTKS, encoded by the exons ATGGTTTTCCCTGCCAAACGGTTCTGCTTGGTGCCATCCATGGAGGGCGTGCGCTGGGCCTTTTCCTGCGGCACTTGGCTGCCGAGCCGAGCCGAATGGCTGCTGGCAGTGCGATCGATTCAGCCCGAGGAGAAGGAGCGCATTGGCCAGTTCGTCTTTGCCCGGGACGCTAAGGCAGCCATG GCTGGTCGTCTGATGATAAGGAAATTAGTTGCAGAGAAATTGAATATCCCTTGGAATCATATTCGTTTGCAAAGAACTGCAAAAGGAAAACCAGTTCTTGCAAAGGACTCATCGAATCCTTACCCGAATTTCAACTTTAACATCTCTCATCAAGGAGACTATGCAGTGCTTGCTGCTGAACCTGAGCTGCAAGTTGGAATTGATATAATGAAGACTAGTTTTCCAG GTCGTGGTTCAATTCCAGAATTCTTTCAtattatgaaaagaaagtttaccAACAAAGAATGGGAAACAATCAGAAGCTTTAAGGATGAGTGGACTCAGCTGGATATGTTTTATAGGAATTGG GCACTTAAGGAAAGCTTCATAAAAGCCATTGGTGTTGGACTAGGATTTGAATTGCAGCGGCTTGAATTTGATCTATCTCCATTAAACTTGGATATAGGCCAAGTTTATAAAGAAACACGTTTATTCCTggatggagaggaagaaaaagaatgggCATTTGAG GAAAGCAAAATAGATGAGCACCATTTTGTTGCAGTTGCTCTTAGGAAACCCGATGGATCTAGACATCAGGAT GTTCCATCTCAGGATGATTCCAAACCAACCCAGAGGCAATTTACTATTCTCAACTTTAATGATTTAATGTCATCTGCCGTTCCCATGACACCTGAAGATCCTTCATTTTGGGACTGTTTTTGCTTCACAGAAGAAATTCCAATACGAAATGGTACAAAGTCATGA